In Gossypium hirsutum isolate 1008001.06 chromosome A10, Gossypium_hirsutum_v2.1, whole genome shotgun sequence, the DNA window taattcatttcaataacagtcaatttcatttatatcatatcaacttactatcactgatagctttcagtatatacatacgattcatatatctcaaatcacatttcaattcatcaagtggcatcatatatcatcaattcgaactccaatcatttcattaacctttggttcatattttcaatttcatatctaaattttcaattctcagtTCAAGttctcgtttcatttcaatagcttgatcaatcaaatttattcgatttatctttcacttatttacccctgttaacaaacccggactttgacggatacacggattccaacccaaacacaccagtacgacacatagtacctgatcagtatacgacacataaagtgcctaaaacgacacacgaggtgcctgatacgacacgcgaggtgcctgaaatacgacacataaagtgcctgatcgataaagccggcaaatcccgtaTACTTCCagatcctatgacatgccaattatatccgactcagcccgactagttaatagggtatttcattcactttctcaatttaataattctttcatcaatataccattatgataatcacatatattcacccattttcacaattcatacaatttcattcaattcaacaatatatttcaattattcacattaatttataattcaatacaattcaattcacttttcaatatcaaatattcaaatatcacaatctcatatattcatatcaatttcctcgtatttccaatcaatatatttttcaatataatattcattcaatattcaaatttctacataaatcatatatattatataattcaatcaatataaattcaatcaaaataatttcaatcaatataaaatcaataaattcatcgcataccaaaatcaatccattccaattgtaaaacatcataattctaacactaacaattgtcatatgtatataaatataacaaataataactaagttcggattatagaaatacaaaccctaattttcgagctaactcccgttgactttgtcttgtcctttcttagccgagattttcggtaccacattgactacgaaattaatacaattcataatcattaatacattactaattcatatcttgagttacagaattctaaattaagatccgctaattttttctgaaactagactcacaaatcttcttacaataaaattttcagaatttttggtttagccattaagtacagtttattctttaaattcacccctattctgttgtctgacagtttcgtcccttattcactaaaaattaattatctcacagtacagaactcagataatattcccgttgatttctcctgaaaatagactcattatggattctaaacatataactttaagcctctaattatttttcttcaatttttggtgattttccaaagtcagaacaggggaacccaaattcattctgacattgtctcacaaaattcattatatatcataatttacaattcaattgcttatatcgtttcttctataagaaactagactcaataacctttaattccatattttattcatcctctaattcaatttctaaaatttttggcgatttttcaaacttagactactgctgctgtccaaaatagtcttagtacaaaatgttgatttactttaatttcaatttaattctaactaaattcacttacttttctatcttaattcatactttatttctactcaatttttaaccaaacttagacataattatctatttttcatcataaaaccatattttcgaaattctttcaatttagtccttaaagcataaaacttatgaatcactttacaattcaatccttgtatcatttttaacttgaatttctatcaatttagcccttaattcatcattttatttaacatggacaatatctagaaatctaataactatcaaaatatcaacttaatttcatcaaaactttgttctaaaacttctaaaatatcaaaattaagtaaaaagggcttgattgacttacctattaaagcttaaagcttcaaaccttcaatttttccttttctccccttctttctttctttttctcccctgctctctgtttcgtctcattctgtttctatttcctttcatttgcttctttagtttatatatataatataatataatataatataatataatataatataatataattaaaacataaagcatctttattatataataatataataatatactaaacataaaaaaaaatcttagattttcttggataaaccgcctcaatttatactttttgtataattgtccttttagtctttttattttcttttaatctataatttaaatttcacactttattcaatttggtccttttacttaattactcttaattaaattaaactcacttaattaaactctaattaaccactcattttatttcgtaaatatttttaataaatatttttaataaatatttacgaatctatttttcagaaacggagacccgaaaatacactttttcggtaacggtaaaattcgggtcattacacgATGTACAGAGggctcaaaaatattttattttatgaaagttttattaggcttatttttaaaatttctaatattttggaATTGTACTGTCTTATTTATTTTGTGGTATGAGACTCATATTTAGGGTTTATTTAGCATGCATAACATTTAGCTTAAtttcaattatgtttttttatttaattaaggcaTGAAATATAGTTCTATTAAAACCAAGTAAAAATCACTTTTCCGCTaccaattttaaattaaaaattgtgaataataaataaatgaaaaaattaattaagtttttcttAAAGGAGTCATCGTTACTTaggaaaattaaactaaaatgtttttttataactTGCCGGTTTCTTTTTTTAAATGGgctaaattttcttctaaaataaatgtttaaaattaactattttataaaTCCCGAGTACTACAAGGCCATTTAAGTGGTCGATGTAATCTCTTGAATCTAACGTCTAGACTGGGTTGAAGAGGTTacatattaaaatcatatttatttttttataatagtaaatattAACAGAATTACACTCTTTGcaattaaaattacaatttttttctaaatttaaaattaaaaaaatttgaaacaaatatttcaattaaaatgtatgtaaaatttacaaagttttaaaaatattatagaaataaatatatttcctattaaattaaatttgtttaacataaacatccaaataattttaaatacggttaaaatttttacaaaatttttttatttctttaaaattttagttatcaattattatttttcatttcaaaatcatattatgtataaatctattttatataaacaaatatgaatttattaaatatattttagatattaaataCAATAAATTGTTAGTCGTACCGGTTTGTAAATATAGAAATACTgaagtcatatatatatttatatattacaaggttcacttaaaaaaaaaaaagtaagaaacATTTCtgttcatatttaaaaaaaaactgataCGTGCTAAAATGGATTATACATTTTCTTTAATCTGTTTAAATTATATTTGCAATAAATATGAAAACAATATTTCAcgaaagataaaaattaaattttttaaaacatatctttaaaaatattttattaaacacatgttaagttacttaaataaattacttacataaatttcattattatttataatttatattattttattttattttttagatgagtaacatatttatatttcactaatatattcttatttaatattttagttttaagaaaactaattttatatatagtaCAAGGGTGAATGTTAATCGAGATAGTTTAAAATGATGACATTTGACACTCTAAATTAATTTTgcgtatattattaaaattattttttgattaaatacACTTTTActagtttaattttaaataaaattaaaatcatgtttaatatttatttttaaaaaatgtgtaaaacaatttctttttacaatttaaaatagTTCTTCTTAATATGGtttataaaactattttttaatgaaattcaaaagggtacaaaatattctattaaaaaattatattaattaaaataattttaaaatagttttttaatttgtctaatttaGTTTTGAGTTACAAATTTTCTCCGaatattatttctatattttataaaattattaataattagttttatttatcaaacaattattttagttgtttaattgaagtttatttaaatattttttttaaaaattcaaataaaatttaattttagttaccATATCAATCTTCCTgtagttaatattttaaatacaaaaatcttAAAAcattaaacttatttatttttattagtatataCAATCAATGcatcacacacacacaaaaaaaaactaatattataataaaagaattgtgcatttatagattaaaaaattggagatattataaattatttcaaaaaattgtattaaaGGTAAACGATGATAAGCAATAAATAAATaccaataaaaacaaaaattttactgCGCTCCACAAACTTTTCCCTTTCCCGGAAATCTCCTCGTTCCTAgttttatcaaatatattaatattaatattaatattaaatttcaaatattccACCCTTCCAATTCTATACAAAATTCATAAGAACGTTGAAAAGAAATAACCTTTTCTTCTCCCTCAACGCACAAGTAAACTCAATTTGTTTTTGTCTTCCTGCCTGGTGGATcatgtgtatgtgtgtatgtatgtactgtatatatatatccatttatGAGTCTAAAGTGGCCTACGATAATAAAGCTGTCGGTCAAATTTTGTACAAATACTATTTCTTTCTTTAAGAAACACTACAATCCAAAGCTACAATTTTGAAGTTGTTGCTGTTGTTTTAAGTCTTTGAGCTAGCAGAGCAgaggagaaaaaaagaagaagaaaaggaatgGTGACGGAGGAAAGTGAGAAGCCAATTGAGGTTAGAGCTATGGAAGCTTTGGGAAAAGGCTTTGATATTAGCGGAGATTTCAGGTTGAAATATGCTAAAGGAGCAAGGTTGGTGGTGCTTGATGAAACCGACAAAAGAGACATTGTATTGCCTGGTGTTTTTACTATCAAAGATGTTTCTCAAGATATTCGTCTTGATAAAGGCGACCGTATTCGATTCAAATCTGATGTTCTTGAATTCAATCAggtctattttcttttcttttttctatttctcttttgtttatttgataaaatatttggGGCTTTATTTTTTATGTGGTTAAGATGTTATTTCAGATACCCAATTCATATTTTCCCCTCCTCAAACTTAGATTTGTATCAGTTTCCTGATTCATGGGTGAATCAGGTTTTGTTCTGTTTTGTCATTTTTGATAGTAATAGTTGAAATGACCGACTTATGTCAAGTCTAAAAACTTTTCTAAAAGTTTCCGAAATTTGCGGGATCGAACAAGAATACAAATTTTGACCATGGGAAATGCTAATGAATGCCTGATCTGAATCCTTAACTAGTGTGGTTTGCGAAGTTGCTATTGCTGAGAACATTTTCTTTCCCAAGTATATatgttttttgaaaattgaatcacaactttgtgttttataaataagcattaatttatggtgaatcaGCCTTGAAAATGGTGGGATCAAAAGTTACCTTTTTGTCACATGTGGATAGACTTGTATATTCAACTCTTTTGACTAAGTGCATCTTTTTTGAAACTTCAAAGTTCTTTTTTGGAAAACAAAGCTAGGTTGCATGTATGATGGGATTTGTATTTAATGGCGCCTATATAAATTGGGTTGTTTTGAATGGATAATTAGATTTTTCTTTAATATTCTTTTACAACCATACAAGTGAAGAAGGTGGGAAGGGGCTAATTGACTCATGGAACTTTCACCATTTGGAGTTCCTCTTCTTCCTCTGGGATGTTGGTTATCAATAAGGAAAGAAGTAGAGATATTGAAGGATGGATTTCTAGGGTTGTCTTTCATGTCTTATAAATGGTTTTACATCGTGCTTATTTCTCCACACTCTGCTATTAAAATAAGCTTTGAGCTTTAGGTGATTTGAGCATTTTTTGGGATGACTCAACTTTTTGAAAGTCTAGAGCTCTGTTAAGAGTTAATCTCTAGTTAATTCTCTACTAATGGTGTCAACTGATTTAAGAAACAATTTACTTCTATATTTTATTCGTATTTTTATGTGCTGATTCATAATATAAGCCATAATCTTGATTTGGGGATATCAGTAGAGTTGGGATATGATATTTCTGCCTGATTCATGTTTTGAAGAGCATTTTTTGTTTGAGCTCAAAGTTAATCCTGTTTTAAAAAATGAGAACAATTTTCTCTTCGGCGTTAATTAAGAATTGTGCATTTGAATATGGTCCTACCTACTTCCCTGTAATGAAATGAGATAGGAAAGAATCTGACGTCATAGATACCGTTACTAATTATTAAGGTTTCATGTGAAAGCATTTTTCTGTGAATGGAGTCCACAAGTGTTGGCATTGAGATGCTGAAATTAATAGATTTTGGTAGGTAAAACAGAAAAATTTCAGTGATTGAATCACTTAAATATAGAGTGGTTCCTTTTGATCATTTAACATTTATGGACTGCTGCAGTGGAAAAGCTTTCATAGTTTGAAGCTCATTTATCGGAGTTTTCAATCTGCTagtaatgtttattttttttgtaatagtttcttctttaataattttgtttgaaataaacagatattaaaaatttaaacttgaagCGAACCTCCATTccagaagtaaaaaaaaagtaactATATTTATGAGTTCCTGATATCTGCTTCATGATCTAGGGACTCTACCAGTTGTTAGTAATAGCTGATATTAATACACTTTGATTACTTCAAAATCCTATTGTCAAAATATCTTGAAAGgttttctacccaaaccttagggatgaagaaagtgaaaaagaaaaaaaaagagatttaatATGAAAACCATCTAAGATTATTTATGTTAAATGCTGTACGTGTTAAGAGCAGTATAGAGGttgaaattagtttttttaatgttGTATCAATGATGTACCTTATCTCTGACCCCAAATCTTTCTTCCTTTGCAGATGTCTGAGTTTCTTAATCAGAAATCTTCTATACAAGGAAAGGTTCCTTCAGGCTATCTTAACACAATTTTTGATTTGACTGGAGACTGGCTTCATGATGCTGCAGACACCAAAAATCTTGCTTTTGATAGTTACTTTATTTCGTTATATCATTTACACCTTACAGCATCTCCACTTGTTTTACATGATAGTGTTAAGAAATCTGTTCCATCTCACTGGGATCCAGAAGCATTGTCAAGGTATGTTTCTGATACTTTGTTTTGCAGTTTCTTGGCATTTTGATCATTATGTATCAATGAGGAATCATATGGATTATGTGGAGGCTGTTTGCGTAACAATGAATGGTGCCGATTGTTTGTTTTACACTCTTGCCTATATTAAAGGAAAGGCATTGTTGGTTATGCAGAATTATTTGTGGTTCTCAACTGGTTAAGGTTGACTGCATGGCTGTATGCTTGAAAAAGTATGTCAtcaatttgtaattaaattatgagATGATGATGGAGCTGTACTACTTATTTTCATCTTTCTCATGAAATACTTCTGGTTTAGAAAATGTTATGTTCTCACCGGTTTCCTCCGAAAGCAGTGCAATCCTTTTGATTGACCATGTTATTTAACATGCTTGCATTCTATCATCTACCATAATCTTTTCAGTTTGAATACTATGTGATTAACTTGCAACCTTAACATTAATTAACAGTTCACAATTCTGCTCATAGTTTCCCTTCTCTTGTAAGGTTGCACCCATGACTAGGGTCCTTGGAAACCTAGGCAACCATGCATTCATGCACTATGAAATCATCCCTAGCTGTCCTACATGATTTATGTATCGCATTTTGGTTTTCTTTCATCTGTTTCTTTTTGAGCCAGGTTACTGCTCTTATGATAACAAATATGAATTTGAACTAAAACAGGAATGTTTAAGAGGTTTATTACAAACACTTTGGTTAGAATATCACTTTCCAATGGTACAATAAGGGGGTTGGGAGTATCCTTACATTcacatacaaatatatatattgtgtGTGTACATGTAAATTTTGTGCTGATCAAATTTTCTGCCACATAATGTCGTGTCTAATTTGGCTGGGAAAAACATGAATCATTTTGGTTGCTTGGCATCTATTAGTATCATTATTATTGGTTTCATGCAGTACATATTTAACAAATTGTATTAGGCAGGTTCATACAGACATATGGGACGCACATAATAGTCGGAATGGCTGTTGGAGGTCAAGATTTGCTATGTGTCAGACAGAACTATTCCTCTGCAATTCCTCCTTCTGAGCTCAGGGGGTATTTGGAGGATCTTGGAGATGTTATGTTTTCAGATGGGAAAAGCCCTTCATTACTGCAGAGAAAAACAAGAGATGGCAAACAAAAGGTATTAGCATCTCATTGAAATTTAAGAGATCTTTTGTGTTTTTGGTAAACAACAGTATTGTTTCTAAATTCCATTTATTTATGCAGGTACCCGAGGTCTTTAACCACATATTCAAGTCAAACTCCTTGCAGCTGGCCAGCATTGCGGAAACATCAAGCAAAGATGTGAGTCTAGAACTTGAGTGTTACTCTgtgattttttgtttaatttatcatTAGAAGCcataaattatttctttttcctttgttttcatCTTAAATAGGGACTCACTATCATTTCTTCAAAAAGGGGAGGAAATGTGGTCTTGCGTAGTCACTCCAACTGGCTCCAGACTGTACCTACTAAACCAGAAGGAATTTTGTTCAAGTTTGTACCAATCACTTCTCTTCTGAGTGGGATTCCAGGAAGTGGGTATCTTAGCCATGCGATCAACTTGTATCTTCGTTGTAAGTACTGCTTTCCTTGATGAATGGAAATAACTTCAGTTCTGGGTTTTTGCTTCAAATATGATGTTGGTGATGGTTGGAATTCTTctctaataaataatattaactgAATAACTTGACTAGAGTAACAGTTTTGGGGTAAGACTAGGATaagtttatagatttttggttggaaagaataaaacatgaaactcacaaaaaaacttattttatttaaaattatttcaaattcaattGAAGAATATGTTTAACTACTTTCTTTTGCGATTGTTTATATTTTGTATGAAGCTGAAGTTTGA includes these proteins:
- the LOC107903791 gene encoding MACPF domain-containing protein At1g14780 isoform X3, with product MVTEESEKPIEVRAMEALGKGFDISGDFRLKYAKGARLVVLDETDKRDIVLPGVFTIKDVSQDIRLDKGDRIRFKSDVLEFNQMSEFLNQKSSIQGKVPSGYLNTIFDLTGDWLHDAADTKNLAFDSYFISLYHLHLTASPLVLHDSVKKSVPSHWDPEALSRFIQTYGTHIIVGMAVGGQDLLCVRQNYSSAIPPSELRGYLEDLGDVMFSDGKSPSLLQRKTRDGKQKVPEVFNHIFKSNSLQLASIAETSSKDGLTIISSKRGGNVVLRSHSNWLQTVPTKPEGILFKFVPITSLLSGIPGSGYLSHAINLYLRYKPAPEDLRYFLEFQVPRQWAPMFCELPLRHQRKKSSCPSLQFAFLGPKIQVSCAQVSSDLKPVVGLRLYLEGKKCNRLALHVQHLSSLPNMMTTSGRPCQWRGSDDYRPSDQFLEPVSFFAQGSGQRRFCISVCCILIYPTALSGRLSGQLHLKLLVRPISLQILVRLLLSLNGQSTDNKSKLQLHLIQVYILMVHLHQFALKNY
- the LOC107903791 gene encoding MACPF domain-containing protein At1g14780 isoform X1; the encoded protein is MVTEESEKPIEVRAMEALGKGFDISGDFRLKYAKGARLVVLDETDKRDIVLPGVFTIKDVSQDIRLDKGDRIRFKSDVLEFNQMSEFLNQKSSIQGKVPSGYLNTIFDLTGDWLHDAADTKNLAFDSYFISLYHLHLTASPLVLHDSVKKSVPSHWDPEALSRFIQTYGTHIIVGMAVGGQDLLCVRQNYSSAIPPSELRGYLEDLGDVMFSDGKSPSLLQRKTRDGKQKVPEVFNHIFKSNSLQLASIAETSSKDGLTIISSKRGGNVVLRSHSNWLQTVPTKPEGILFKFVPITSLLSGIPGSGYLSHAINLYLRYKPAPEDLRYFLEFQVPRQWAPMFCELPLRHQRKKSSCPSLQFAFLGPKIQVSCAQVSSDLKPVVGLRLYLEGKKCNRLALHVQHLSSLPNMMTTSGRPCQWRGSDDYRPSDQFLEPVRWKRYSNVCTSVVKHDPNWLQEVSSGVFIVTGAQLLCTGKWAKTVLHLRLLYTHIPNCTIRKTEWAVAPETTRKANFLTNLSTTFTFTQRTVNGQQKQAPTALNSGVYPDGPPAPIRSKKLLKYMDMSEVVRGPHDAPGHWLVTAAKIVNEGGKISLQVKFALLDYP